The Nitrospiraceae bacterium genome includes a window with the following:
- a CDS encoding flagellar motor protein: MDIATILGIVIAIGSILGGQALEGGHAGSIMQLTAFIIVMGGTIGACCVQNPLPVVIKAIGSLSLAISSPAHDVKGTITQILDLANVSRKQGLLALEGKIKELHDPFFQKGVQLIVDGTDPKVVQEILEIDVEHHEEEGVIAAKVWEAAGGYAPTVGILGAVLGLIHVMENLADPSKLGGGIAVAFVATVYGVGAANLFFLPVANKIKLKLKEEAGMRTMVIMGLVGLAQGENPRLLQEKLESFLPVSERSKEEKK; encoded by the coding sequence GTGGATATCGCAACCATACTGGGGATCGTCATCGCGATCGGATCGATCTTGGGCGGGCAGGCCCTGGAAGGCGGTCATGCCGGTTCGATCATGCAGCTCACCGCGTTCATCATCGTGATGGGGGGCACCATCGGTGCGTGCTGCGTTCAGAACCCGCTGCCCGTTGTGATCAAAGCGATTGGATCCCTGTCGCTGGCTATTTCCAGCCCTGCTCACGATGTCAAAGGCACCATCACCCAGATTTTGGATCTGGCGAACGTTTCCCGGAAACAGGGACTCCTGGCCTTAGAGGGGAAGATCAAGGAACTGCACGATCCGTTTTTTCAGAAAGGTGTGCAGCTGATCGTCGACGGAACAGATCCGAAGGTTGTGCAGGAAATCCTGGAGATCGATGTCGAGCATCATGAAGAAGAGGGCGTGATCGCGGCAAAGGTATGGGAGGCCGCCGGAGGGTACGCACCCACCGTCGGTATTCTCGGCGCAGTGTTGGGTTTGATTCACGTCATGGAGAATCTGGCCGACCCTTCGAAGTTGGGCGGCGGTATCGCGGTCGCATTTGTCGCGACAGTGTACGGCGTCGGGGCCGCGAACCTGTTCTTTCTGCCGGTGGCCAATAAGATCAAGCTGAAACTGAAGGAAGAAGCCGGGATGCGGACGATGGTGATCATGGGGCTGGTCGGGCTGGCCCAAGGCGAGAACCCGAGGCTGTTGCAGGAAAAGTTGGAAAGTTTCCTCCCGGTCAGTGAACGCAGCAAAGAAGAAAAGAAATAA
- a CDS encoding STAS domain-containing protein, protein MLKPTGELTIFEVGSLCDALKTAVAEEAPVTLDLSRVTKLDASAVQLLIAAHLSGRVAVSGLSDECSQRVASYGFTKALCPSAGNR, encoded by the coding sequence ATGCTGAAACCGACCGGTGAGTTGACCATCTTCGAAGTAGGGTCGCTGTGTGACGCGTTGAAAACCGCTGTGGCCGAGGAGGCGCCGGTAACTCTCGATCTGTCCCGGGTGACGAAGCTGGATGCGTCCGCCGTACAGCTCCTCATCGCGGCTCACTTGTCCGGGCGGGTGGCCGTAAGCGGTCTGTCCGACGAATGCAGTCAACGAGTGGCGAGCTATGGGTTCACCAAAGCTCTGTGTCCGTCGGCCGGCAATAGATAA
- a CDS encoding OmpA family protein yields the protein MAKKKHEEHENHERWLVSYADFITLLFAFFVVMYSVSSVNEGKYRTVSDSIKAALNPITSAPASRMPFTIGDSKPRLINPELASANEPVIRRIRQIMKRLQADLKPELQDVSIMETGNGTIVINLPESVLFNSGEARVKSEALPFLQSLSEILVEMDRHVRVLGHTDNVPIRTAQFPSNWELSAARAVMVVRILSELNSVPPRHLSATGFADSRPLVPNDTPEGRSKNRRVEIVVLERPPVDESPKGTKDREIVPGVTLPTVGIPAARSGNLVQTAPGPEAPLVGSPPSGQH from the coding sequence ATGGCAAAGAAGAAACACGAAGAACACGAAAACCACGAACGCTGGCTCGTCTCCTACGCGGACTTCATCACCCTTCTGTTCGCCTTTTTCGTCGTCATGTACTCCGTCTCCTCCGTGAACGAGGGGAAATATCGCACGGTCAGCGATTCGATCAAGGCCGCTCTCAACCCGATCACGAGCGCGCCGGCTTCCCGGATGCCGTTCACGATCGGCGACAGTAAGCCCCGCCTCATCAATCCGGAGTTGGCCAGCGCCAACGAGCCCGTGATCAGGCGCATCCGCCAGATCATGAAAAGGTTACAGGCCGATCTCAAGCCCGAGTTGCAGGACGTCAGTATCATGGAGACCGGGAACGGGACAATCGTGATCAATCTTCCCGAGAGCGTGCTGTTCAACAGCGGGGAGGCTCGGGTCAAATCGGAAGCGCTTCCGTTTCTCCAGTCGCTCTCGGAAATCCTTGTGGAGATGGATCGGCACGTCCGCGTGCTGGGGCACACGGACAACGTCCCGATCAGGACGGCCCAATTTCCCTCCAACTGGGAGCTGTCAGCCGCCCGTGCGGTCATGGTCGTACGGATTCTGTCCGAATTGAATAGCGTCCCCCCGAGGCACCTGTCGGCGACCGGCTTTGCCGATTCCCGTCCGCTGGTTCCGAATGATACCCCCGAAGGGCGCAGCAAGAATCGCCGAGTTGAGATCGTGGTATTGGAGCGTCCTCCGGTGGACGAGTCGCCGAAGGGCACGAAAGATCGAGAGATTGTCCCGGGAGTGACATTGCCGACCGTCGGAATTCCTGCGGCACGGAGCGGCAATCTCGTTCAGACTGCGCCTGGGCCGGAAGCCCCACTCGTAGGTAGTCCTCCCTCCGGACAACACTAG